TGTCGGCTCCCGGGAGCGGCAGGAGCTGCCGGCCTTCGCGCCTCCAGTCGTGTTGCCCTCCCGACATGCCCGAGGAGGCGGGCTTCCCGCCGGCCAAGAGATTCCGGCCGGGCGCCGGGCCTCCGAGGCGCGCCGGGTCCTGCCCTCCCGGGCGGCGAGTGGTGATGCTGCTGgccgcgggcggcggcggcggaggaggAGGCCGGAGGCAGCAGCCGCCCCTGGCCCAGCCCTCGGCCAGCCCCTACCCTGAGGCCGTGGAGCTGCAGCGCCGGAGTCTGCCCATCTTCCAGGCGCGGGGGCAGCTGTTGGCCCAGCTCCGAAACCTGGACAGCGCCGTCCTCCTCGGTGAGTGGCCGCGCCGGCgcgtccttcctctctccccattcGGGCTCCGCGAGAACAGCTTTTCTTAGGTGTTTCTCCCCGTCTTTCACTAGTTTCTACAACAAACCTGACTGCCTTTTTTGTTCGGGGCCAGGAGAGGGGCCTCGGAGGAGTCAGACAAGCCCGTTCTGGAGGTGCTCACAGCTGGTGCGAGTGACCCGCGCCTTCGCAAAGACTCGCCTTCTGTGCGGAAGGGTAGAGGGACGCAGCGGGATCTTTGGGAGCTTAGAAGAGTGGATCTGAGCCAGTCGGGGAGGGAGGCCTTGGACGCAGAGGAGAGAGCCTGCAGCATAAGAGACAAAGTGGGGACGAGAGACGGTCCGGTCTGACGGAAGTAGCAGTTTTTGGTGCACGAATTAAGAGGCAGAGTTGAGGGCCGGGGACCAATTGCAAGGGGCTTTGATCCCCAACGTTTAAGTAAGAGGAGCTCCTGAAGAACCGAGAGGATGAGCCTCCAAAGAGGTGAAGGAGATCCAGGAGAGCTGATAATCTAAGGAACAGAGTTGTAAGAGGAAGGGAGTGAACAGATGCAACAATGAGGTCCAGAAAATAGGGACCCAAAAAGTGCCCACTGGATTGGATGCGAGGTATCAACTGAGGATCGAGTTGAGCGCTGTTTCGGCAGAGCTCTGGGAGCTGATTTGTCACTGGGCTGAGGAGTAGGTAGGAGGTAAGGGCATGAAGGCAGTGGGAGCAGACTTCTGTTTTGACAGAAAGGAGGGGGACGTAGAGGAACTTGCAGATATTCATAGGTTCAGGGGAAGAACTCAGTAGAGAAGGAGGCTGAAGATGCAAAGCGGGCACTAATAGAGCAGAGACAGAGGGCATGGGGAAGGGGGGCCCTTGGCAACAAGGGCTAGATGCAGAGCTGGCCTGGATATCCAAGAGGAGGATGGATATCCAAGAGGCTGGGGGGCTGGAGAAAGGAGGTAAGAATGGGGGTGACTGCAGAAAAGCTTGCAGGGGGAAGTGGCGGCAGATCACCTTTGAGGACTTCACTTTCCTATGAAGTAGGCACGGGAGCTCTGATGAGGATGGGAGTTACAGGGTCCTTGGGGAGGATGGGGACAAAAGAAGGGCTGCAGAAACAAGAACAAGGATCAGCGGTGGTGCTGGTGCCCAGGTGCATTTAGCCCCACGGCACACTCAGGTCACTGTCGCACAGTTGGGTTATTTTACTATAGCAACGCACAGTTTCTTGGTGTAGGAGCAAAAAAGATGGACAGGGAGACATTGATCCAGGTTTGGGTGTTGCCTGATGAACTCAGCAGGAGGAGTGTAGAATAATCAAATTCTTCGTCCATGATTCGTGTCCAGGTCAGGAAGGATGAGCAGTCAGAGGGGAGAAAATGGAAGAACCATGGGACTGTAGGACTCTGTGAGGTCAGGGAGGGGTGCTGGTAGCCGTGGGGGGAGGGATGCACAGGTTTACAGTTCTTTGTTCTGACTGGGCACTGGGAAGGGAACACAGGAGGGTAGAAAATAAGGTTGGGTACTTACTGTATGCAGATGCTCAAGTACATGGAAGAGACGGACAGGCCATCTCTGCCCCCCAGGGGGCCTCTGATATTGGAGGGGGACAGAAACGTTTAAATGCATTCACACAGTGTAGGGTGATCAGTGATGGACGAGATGAACAAGGCTCTAAGGAACACAGAGGAGGCGGCGCAGCCCCTGGGGAGAGAGTTTGAGGTCTAACTCATCTTGTACAGTTTGTCATGCAGGCAGCGTGGGAGCAGATATTTCATAATAGTGTGGGCAAAGGCAGAGGGTTTGAAAGGAGGCGGCTGGCTGGGGAATGGGGAGGAGTTAGCTGTGGCTGCAGTGTAGGAGCAAATGTCTCTTCATGGCAGTGCATTTACATCTCATTTATCCCTTTGAAAAGTAGGACATTTTTATATAACGTTTGTATTCCATCCTACGTTGTTACTATACCCGTTACTGTTGCTGACCGCTtacattgtttccaatttttggctgTCATGAGCAAAGTTGACTAAAAGTCTTTTGAAGCTGTATCTTTATACACATCTTTATTTCCTTAGAATCGATTCCTGCAAGTGGAATTGTGGGTCAGAGGgtacaaacattttaaagattttcctAGTATAACGTGGCCCTCCAAGAAACAAGCCCAATTAACACTCTGCTAGCAGTACGTGTGGGTGCACATTTTCCTGTGGCTTTATCAGCTTAGagtattttcttcccttttcgtTCTGACTTTGATCTGTTTGGTGAAATGTGTTtcagtttgcatttttttctaattttgatgtagaccattttaaaaaaaattttgatgtggaccattttttttttttaggctgcaCTGCGTCTTctttgaggtgcgcgggcttctcattgtggtggcttctcttgttgtggagcacgggctgtaggcgcgtgggcttcagtagttgtggctcctggtcTCTGGGGCGTGTCAATTTGCATTTAAAtgagacttttttctttcctagggGAAACTGGCTCTGGGAAGACGACGCAGATCCCTCAGTACCTGTATGAAGGGGGGATTGGCCGCCAGGCCGTCATTGCCGTGACCCAGCCTCGTCGAGTGGCTGCTATCTCTCTGGCTACCAGAGTCTCAGACGAGAAGAGAACCGAACTCGGGAAGCTGGTACCTAACTTCCTTCTCTACTGACAGTTCTTGGTCCCCTAACCCCCACTCCCGGCcccctgacctttttttttctgaacaagaCTACTTATACATCTCAAGCTTCTTTCTTGCCACAATTGTTTCGGCCTCTCTCAGAGTTCTTTACCAGTTCCTAAGAGATCAGAGGGTCTGTCAGTCCCACTTGCTTTGCTTTCAAAATCTGTTGGCAACTTGGATAAATTAGCTGGTTTTTTCCTGAGCACTTTTAAGGCTTCGGTAACATCTGCTAAGTCTTGTATCTACATATCTTTCTACAAATTAGTAAGCATTTTTCTAGTATATAGGTGGGTATTGAGAATGAGTCCCAGAATTGTATGTAAGTCAGATTTAttcgtgtttgtgtgtgtgtctacccATTTGACTTAAAAATATCttggacatcttttcatatgtgtaCATAGCTTCACTTGAAACTATGAAGTAGCTGGGAGGAGGAGGCTAGTTTTAAATTCTTTGTAGCGTTTATCATCATTGTAGTTGAAGGCGTGCGTCCATTGCCCTGGGAGCAGGGCAGGGTCGGAGTTGGTCCTGTTCGCTGCGATAGCACCAGCGCCTGGCACCGTGCCAGAGACACTGGGTGCTGAACACgcgtttgctgagtgaatgagtgGTGTCTCCACACAGGTTGGCTACACGGTGCGCTTCGACGATGTCACCTCGGAAGACACCAAGATCAAGTTCCTGACGGACGGCATGCTTCTGCGCGAGGCCATTTCAGACTCCCTGCTTCGGAAGTACAGCTGCGTCATTTTGGATGAAGCCCATGAACGGACTATCCACACGGATGTGCTCTTTGGGGTGGTGAAAGCTGCACAGAAGAGgcgaaaggagctggggaagctGCCTCTCAAAGTAGGTGCAGCCTGTGCTGCTGAGGGACCCAGGGCAGTGGGCATGGGGGGCGCGGGCCTCCTCGGCGGCCTTCAGGGCTCAGCGGGGGCACAAAAAGGCTGGTCCGAGCTTGTCCCCATCCTCTGCCCCTGTCTCGCACGCAGGTGATTGTGATGTCGGCCACGATGGACGTGGACCTGTTCTCCCAGTATTTCAGCGGAGCCCCCGTCCTCTACTTGGAGGGCCGGCAGCACCCGATCCAGATTTTCTACACCAAGCAGCCCCAGCACGATTACCTGCATGCAGCCCTGGTCTCCGTCTTCCAGATCCACCAGGTAGGCACTGGGGTGCAGATTCCTGGGAAGGCCTGTTTGACCTCGAGCATTCAGTCTTGAAAGGAAAAGCTGCCGAACGAAACCATTTTGTGAGCTGCGTCCTGAAGTTGAATATGGAGTTCGTTTGCCGTGTCCACGTCTTTATcctttttctcagtgtctttttttttatgtaaaaaacataattcaacCCTGACCAGCATCTTTTCTCAGCTGAGCCAGAAAACGTCCATATGTTAAAGCAGTGACTCGCGAGCATATTTTGATTGGAACCCCCAGTAAGAAACACATTTTCTATTGCAACCCAGGACACAATGTGTAGAACTAAAATGAGTCTTAGGAAACACTGTCTCCTTTTACTGCATGTGATGTCCTCTGGTATTTTCTgtctcattgaaaaaaaaaaacagttggtgTATTAACCAATAATGGGTTGCAATttagagttttcttttaaaaaaaaaaactgtacagagaaacatttcaaattttttttcattttattaaacatttacttaAAATTTCGAGTGATTAAATCTCATTTTTTGGtttaatttgtataaaattgaCTGTTTTTACCTTTCCATTAACTTTCTGAAAAAATCTAGAAGCCAACTTTTGaaagctaatttttattttaagctcAGTGATGGGTGTAtagtttaaagtttaaaaagtcaagtagggcttccctggtggcgcagtggttgagaatccgcctgccaatgcaggggacacgggttcgagccctggtctgggaagatcccacatgccgcggagcaactgggcccgtgagccacaattactgagcctgtgcatctggagcctgtgctccgcaacaagagaggccgcgatagtgagaggcccgcgcaccgtgatgaagagtggcccccgcttgccacaactagagaaagctctcacacagaaacgaagacccaacacagccataaattaattaattaattaattaattaattaatttaaaaaaaaagtcaagtactTAGTTTTAAAAAGCTCATAAAAAACAGGAGCTGCTTTCACTTTCCCAGCCCAGATCCTGCTCTTGAAGGTACGCCTTCAATTTCTTAACTGTTTCCCTTGGAtgttactttcctgtttctgaaacATCCTCTCAAAATGATATATcaggatgtcttttttttttttttttaattaattaatttatttatttatttttggctgctttgggtctttgttgctgcgcgtgggctttctctagttgcgcgagtgggggctactcttcgttgcggtgtgcgggcttctcattgtggtggcttctcttgttgcggagcacgggctctaggcgtgcgagcttcagtagttgtgtctcgcaggctctagagcacaggctcagtagttgtggtgcacgggcttagttgctccgcggcatgtgggatcttcccggaccagggctcgaacccgtgtcccctgcattggcaggcggattcttaaccactgcgccaccagggaagccccagcatgtCTTTTTAAATCAAGTATCAGTCTTTACAATATTACGACCCTACATTGTGCACCATCGCAGTGCCTTGTTCCTTGTTCTACACAGTCGTACAAGTTTTCTATGTACTTGTGGCCAATTTTTCCCCAAGGGTTCTAACATCTATCACATGCCAATCATGAATATTTTTTATGTGTTCAAACACAATCCACTTTTTCCCAGGTCCTTTATTTATGCTGCTTTTCTGCTCCAAACTGGTTGCTCTCCTAGGCCTCCGCACAGCTGTCCTCTTGGCTCTTCCCCCTGCCATCCTCCTGTGTTGAATCCCACGACGGCACCCCGTGTCTGCCCAGCCTCCTGGCCGCATCGGGTGGAGGAGGGGACTTGGGGGTTCAACCACACTGTACTCAGACTTCCAGCTGACACTTGGGTCCTCGTGCCGGCACAAGCCCCCTAGGCTCGCTCTGAGCCCGAGCCTTTGTGGCTTCTCCAGGGAAGTGGGCGCACCGCTTGCCCACCACCCCGTCTGCACACTCCCCCATCGGGACTCCCTCTGCCTGGCCAAGTCACTCACTTCCCGCCCTGTCTCTTCATCCTTCAAAAATGGGTTGAAACCCTGTCTTCCTGGGCTTATACCTTCACCGTCATTTTAATAGTATTTGGAGAAGGTCAGTCTGCCTTGTTTAGCTGCGAAAACCAAACTTGAGACAAGGATTTTTCATGAATAGTGCCTGCACTGCCCTCCGGTTACATGGTGGCTTTGATGAGTCCTCCCCTTGATGAAGCTTTGACTGTTGTAGATTttatcctgggaattccctggcagtccagtggttaggactcggtgctttttactaccggggcctgggttcaatccctggtcggggaactaagatcctacaagccacacgaccaaaaaaaaaaaaaaaaaaaaaaagattttatcctttctgtgtgtgtgcacctctGAACATTTGTCCTATTAATACCGGGCTAAAAAActacatgcacacatataaatacatagatatatattcatacatagacatatatatagatagatatagatatatatatagtcacatacacatgcacaacaTATAGATAattgttaaacatttttcaattattttgccaAACAAGTACTCTACAAATTAATGTATCTGAACAGACGTCAAAGAAAGATTGGATCAATGGGTATGCAGTTAACACTTACATGTTACTTTGCGAGGTGAAGGATCCAGTGAAGCCTGGGATCTCAATCCCTTGTCCAAGTTCAGCATGCTTTGGGGGTTTATGAAAGTACGTTTGATGGCCTCATTCAATTAGGACTCCTTTTCTAGCATGAGTGCTTCCGGCCATTTCCGTGGATCAGGATTTCCCCACGTTGTCTCTTTTGTCAGCTTCATCTTTCAAGATGATTATGAAAGGAAGGCAGCTTCATGCAGATTTTATTTGCTTGCCTGATTGTGCTTTTCATGGCATTGTTCTTGTTGCAAAAGCAATCTGGCGATCTTTCTTCAAAATCTCCTTAATTCGTTTTTAAACATAGCTGGCTAACTCGAGTAAGTTGCAGCTGTGCATTCTCGGTGTGGGTTTTCTCCCAGGGGAGACACCGATGTTTAGGCTCACTTATGTCTCCAGAGTTAAGAAGAATAACCGGGAAAGTTCATCAGTGACCATTGTTCTGTGCAACCTGCGCTTCTGTCAAGGCCTGGTAACCCCACTCTGCCTTTTCTGTAGGAAGCCCCCTGCTCTCAGGACATCCTCGTGTTCCTCACCGGGCAGGAGGAGATCGAAGCCATGAGCAAGACCTGCCGGGACATTGCCAAACACCTCCCAGACGGCTGCCCCTCCATGCTGGTCCTTCCGCTCTATGCCTCCCTGCCCTACGCCCAGCAGCTGCGCGTCTTCCAGGGGGCCCCGAAGGTGAGTGCACCCCTTCTCCTGCCCAGCCCCATCCCTGGGTACCCAGACGGATGCACCAGTGGGGCCTGTGCTCCTGTCAGCAGGCTCCAGATAAGGTGTGTGGGATGGGATGCGCAGGGACCACACACATGAACTGGAAAGACGCAGGAGGGTAATGCGGGGCTGCAGACACGGCTCTGCCACGGTCAGAACAGGGAGACAGCTGTCCGGGGGTGAGGGAGAGGCAAAGGCAGAAGCCAGAGGCTCAGTGAGTGACTCCTCCAAGGTCCACCGTAAACAGAGCATGTGTCCACAATACGTTTATTGGGTGTCCgtgctgtgccaggcactgtgccagcacTGGACACTGTCTCTCATCCTCTCGAGAACTGCAGGGTGGGTCACCATCCCAGTTCTGAGGCCCCGAGGGGTGAAGTGACAGTTGCCCAAGGGGCACAGGAGGAAGCTGGCAGGGCCAGGACCCCAGCCCACATCTACCTGCTTCTGAATCTTGTGCCTCTCCCACCACGTCTCATCGCCTCAAAATAAACTTTGAAGACTGAAACATTCCccacaccccgccccgccccaccccacccaatgTAGTGACCAGCCATCAATATTAATGACTGTCATAATAACAAAGTCATCTCCTCTTGATCACGAGTGAGTTGTGACAATTCACGGTGAGGCATGTGTGTTAAAACTTCCGAATCATATGTGTGTCATGTGGCTCTTtggttttcttcctccttttaggGCTGTCGCAAAGTGATCATTTCAACCAACATCGCTGAAACCTCCATAACCATTACAGGAATAAAATATGTAGTTGACACGGGCATGGTTAAAGCAAAGAAGTATAACCCCGGTGAGAATCTGTAGCTCCTGAACGTCTCTTCTCTGTATAGTGAGCGGCCTGTGTCCCACAGTTTCCCCCAAATGATCGTCTCATGTCCGTAACTACCTGAGATTCGGGTGGCAGGCACCACAGTCCAGCAGTCAGGGCCAGAAAGGCACGTGAGTCAGGAAAGAAGAGCCCAGATGTGGCAAACTTGGGAACAGATGGTCAGGGACCTGGGCAGAGGGCATAAAACCTCGTCGGAAGGTAGGCGAGAATGATGGCTCTCAGGCCAGGGACAGCCTGATACCACATCAGAGGCTTCCTCGGAAATGACACCTGAGCAAGGCTGATTTGACCTCCAGTCTCCCAGGAAGGAAGCAGACCCTCCAGGCTGGGGCGAGGCACTAGCTGTTTCCTGAGTGTGTGCAGTGGGCAGCTTGCTTGAAGTCATTTttattcaggtctgttttctacCTTGCTTTACTCCACAGAGGATTTGAGGCAGCTGAAATTATGGCTCCCGAACATTTAATTGAAATGCACTGCTAAGCCTTCAAGGGTGCTGTCATTCATGTGTGTCTCTGGGGACCACGTATGTGAAAGGGCTTGGttctccagtgcctggcacaaaatacaCCTTTATAAGAAACTCGGTCTCATTCAGTCCTAGGCATAACAGCATTACACTGTCTCTCTTTTATAATAGAGCAGGAGGGAGGATGCAACACACAGGGGACTGGAGGCATTTCATTTTTGGGTCATCGTTTGATGCGGAACCAACCATCCTGGTTTGCTGGAAACTGTCTCAGTTTTAGCACCGAAAGTCCCAAGTCCTGAGAGACCCCCTCAGTCCTAGGCAAACGGGGTTGTTGTCACCTGTGATCGAAGCCAAGGCCTCTGAAATCTACCCTCCTGGGTCCCTGCCCCAAGCACGAGGTCCTTCTGATGTTTTAGTCACAGATTTCACACGGTGTTCACAGCAAAGGCCTTGTTTCACCACAGACCAGTCTGGTTTTGTGCTTTCTGACATAGGCTTGAGTTTTTCTGGACTCGTGTGTCACAGAAAGGATCCCTGGTGTTCCGAGCAATGCTTCTGATTGTCCACGTTGTAGAGTTCGTTCATGTGATGAGCGAAGCTCTAACACGGGCCGTTCTCCCACCAGACAGTGGCCTGGAGGTGTTAGCTGTGCAGCGGGTGTCAAAGACCCAGGCCTGGCAACGCACCGGGCGGGCTGGCAGAGAGGACAGTGGTGTCTGTTACCGGCTCTACACGGAGGATGAGTTTGAGAAGTTTGAGAAGATGACGGTGCCAGAGATCCAAAGGTAGGCCCAAGGGGCTCCCACACCTGCCCTTTGTCCCGAGGCTCCCGTCCCTGTGGCCCGTATCCTCCGACTGACTCTCCTTGGTGGGCGGCTCTTGCCTCGCCGGCTGGGGGGCCAGGAGCACCTGCGTGAACCACCTGCGTCTCCCACGCTTGCAGGTGTAACCTGACGAGCGTGACGCTGCAGCTTCTCGCAATGAAAGTCCCAGACGTGCTCACCTTTGACTTCATGTCCAAACCGTCTCCAGGTGAGCGGGGTCTTCGGGAAGGTGTACAGAATGGACAGGAAGAACCAGGTCTGCCAGCGGTCTCCTTTTGTTTAGTATAATTTGGTGGATAACAGCCTTAACTCTCGGAGAAGAAACTCAGGATCATGAAAGGAGAGATGCGGTGCTGTCAGCACCATCGCGGAGCAGGATGGGCGGCTTCACGTAGGCATCACGGGCGGGTTCCGAGACCACAGGAACCAGTGAAGGTGGTCGAGGGGGTCCACAGGATACTGCAAACCTAGCGAAATCGTACTTTTGCcagcaaaagcactgaaaagattAAGTTTCTTTGCTTTTGACTGGAATTTGATGGGTCCCTGCCCTTCACTGATAATCTCTCCAtggtggaagaaaaaataattggtAGTTTTAATGATGGTAGCTTACTTAGTACTTGGCATCTCTTCAACacataccattttctttttttttcctctctctccttttttttaagtgaagaagTGCAACTGTTTAAAGAAGTAAACAGTCGATGGGTATACAGGGCCCCTCCGTGATCTTAGTTTCCGTCCTCTACAGCAACCACTGTGACCATTTCCCAGTGTCTTctagagaaaatctttgcaagtACAtgtagtcttttatttatttatttatcatacgGATTTTATTTCATCAGTCCTTTGACACGTATATTCCAACCTCCTCCCAGACCGGGGTGCCTGCTGAAAGGGTTGTGATCTGGCGTCTCTGGCCCCAGGTGCAACAGCACTTATGGGCCTTTCACTCAGCTTTCCAGCACTTCTTCCAGAAACAGGCCAAGAGCAAAGGCACCAGCCTTCAAGACTGGGAtcaactttgctttttttttttttggctgcacggcttgcggaatcttatttccctgaccggggatcgaaccccggccctccgcagtgagagcatggagtcctaaccactggaccgccagggaattccatatagtctctttttaaaacacaaatagcAACACACATTGTGCACTGttctacacttttttttctttcacttgctAAATCTCTGCATACAAACGAGGCACATTCCTGTCAGGTGGAAATATCAAAGCCACACCTGTGCGTCCGTTACCAGGGCTGCAAAGCCTCCTGAGGCTGCCGCACTCCCCACCTCAAGTTAACCACCCCCCAGGTTTTGTCCGTGAATCCCTCgcttttcttgaatattttattcCATGCACGTGCATTGTTTCGGTTGGCATGTTTATGCCTCGATTTCCCAGTGACCTTCCCTTCTCGTTCATCATGTTTTATAAGGTTTATGTCTGATGCATTTTCATTACTAAATACTGTTCTAGCCTATGAATAAACCAAAATGCATTTATCCTTTTCCTACCGATAGACATTggcacattgcttttttttttttttttctcccaccacCACTACTCCCTGCCACTtaacccccttggtgtccatacgtttgttctctacatctgtgtctctatttctgccctgcaaactggttcatctgtaccatttttctggattccacatatatgcgttaatacacgatatttgtttttctctttctgacttacctcactctgtatgacagtctctaggtccatccacgtctctgcaaatgacccaatttcgttcctttttatggctgagtaatattccattgtatatatgtaccacatctttatccattcgtctggcgatgggcatttaggtagcttccatgtcctggctattgtaaatagtgctgcaatgaacattggggtgcatgtgtctttttaaattatggttttctcagggtatatgcccagtagtggggttcctgggtcgtatggtagttctatttttagttttttaaggaacctccatactgttctggatccatagtggctgtatcaatttacattcccaccaacaatgcaagagggttcccttctttccacaccctctccagcatttgttgtttgtagattttctgatgatgcccattctaactggtgtgaggtgatacctcattgtagtttttgatttgcatttctctaataattagtgatgttgagcagcttttcatgtgcctcttggccatctgtatgtctgctttggagaaatgtctatttagttcttctgcccatttttttattaggttgttttttctttagtattgagctacatgagctgtttatatattttggagcttaatcctttgtccgttgtttcatttgcaaatagttgctcctattctgagggttgtcttttcgtcttgtttatagtttcctttgctgtgcaaaagcttttaagtgtcattacgtcccatttgtttatttttgtttttatttccattactctaggaggtgggtcaaaaaaggtcttgctgtgatttatgtaaaagagtgttcttcctatgttttcctctaagagttttatagtgtccggtcttacatttaggtctttaatccacttggagtttatctttgtgtatggtgttaaggagtgttctaatttcattcttttacatgtagctgtccagttttcccagcaccacttattggagagactgtcttttcttgtatatccttgtatatccttgcctcctttgtcatagattagttgaccataggtgcgtggcacattgcttttttcacttaatgtattTTACAGATCATTTCCcttctgtgtatatatttattacattcttagaaatgcatcTTTATTCTTTAATAGGCAATGCATTTTCATGgttcaaatttaaaaagaataaggtaGTAAATAGTGTCCTTCTCACCAGGGGCCTCTGAGGCACCTGGTATTTCCATTGTTGTGTGTGTGCGTCTGGAGATGCAGGTCCCTGTACGATGTCCGAGTATATCTGGGGGTGAAATTCATCAGTGTAACTTTGCTGGGTTTCAGATTTACACACATATTGCCAAATTGTGGGCCACTATTTAAAGAGAACTGAGCTGAAGACAATGTTGTCCTTAACAGCTTTGAAAAGCACCTCATGG
This is a stretch of genomic DNA from Eschrichtius robustus isolate mEscRob2 chromosome 20, mEscRob2.pri, whole genome shotgun sequence. It encodes these proteins:
- the DHX33 gene encoding ATP-dependent RNA helicase DHX33 isoform X1, coding for MPEEAGFPPAKRFRPGAGPPRRAGSCPPGRRVVMLLAAGGGGGGGGRRQQPPLAQPSASPYPEAVELQRRSLPIFQARGQLLAQLRNLDSAVLLGETGSGKTTQIPQYLYEGGIGRQAVIAVTQPRRVAAISLATRVSDEKRTELGKLVGYTVRFDDVTSEDTKIKFLTDGMLLREAISDSLLRKYSCVILDEAHERTIHTDVLFGVVKAAQKRRKELGKLPLKVIVMSATMDVDLFSQYFSGAPVLYLEGRQHPIQIFYTKQPQHDYLHAALVSVFQIHQEAPCSQDILVFLTGQEEIEAMSKTCRDIAKHLPDGCPSMLVLPLYASLPYAQQLRVFQGAPKGCRKVIISTNIAETSITITGIKYVVDTGMVKAKKYNPDSGLEVLAVQRVSKTQAWQRTGRAGREDSGVCYRLYTEDEFEKFEKMTVPEIQRCNLTSVTLQLLAMKVPDVLTFDFMSKPSPDHIQAAIAQLELLGALENKDGQLTLTPIGRKMAAFPLEPKFAKTILLSPKFHCTEEILTIISLLSVDSVLYNPPSRRDEVQAVRKKFISSEGDHITLLNIYRAFKNTGRNKDWCKENFVNSKNMMLVAEVRSQLRDICFKMSMPILSSRGDTESVRRCLAHSLFVSTAELQPDGSYATTDTHQPVAIHPSSVLFHCKPACVVYTELLFTNKCYMRDLCVVDAEWLYEAAPDFFRRKLRASRN
- the DHX33 gene encoding ATP-dependent RNA helicase DHX33 isoform X2, which gives rise to MPEEAGFPPAKRFRPGAGPPRRAGSCPPGRRVVMLLAAGGGGGGGGRRQQPPLAQPSASPYPEAVELQRRSLPIFQARGQLLAQLRNLDSAVLLGETGSGKTTQIPQYLYEGGIGRQAVIAVTQPRRVAAISLATRVSDEKRTELGKLVGYTVRFDDVTSEDTKIKFLTDGMLLREAISDSLLRKYSCVILDEAHERTIHTDVLFGVVKAAQKRRKELGKLPLKVIVMSATMDVDLFSQYFSGAPVLYLEGRQHPIQIFYTKQPQHDYLHAALVSVFQIHQEAPCSQDILVFLTGQEEIEAMSKTCRDIAKHLPDGCPSMLVLPLYASLPYAQQLRVFQGAPKGCRKVIISTNIAETSITITGIKYVVDTGMVKAKKYNPDSGLEVLAVQRVSKTQAWQRTGRAGREDSGVCYRLYTEDEFEKFEKMTVPEIQRCNLTSVTLQLLAMKVPDVLTFDFMSKPSPDHIQAAIAQLELLGALENKDGQLTLTPIGRKMAAFPLEPKFAKTILLSPKFHCTEEILTIISLLSVDSVLYNPPSRRDEVQAVRKKFISSEGDHITLLNIYRAFKNTGRNKDWCKENFVNSKNMMLVAEVRSQLRDICFKLSCQTIPWLREPLIFY